The Aulosira sp. FACHB-615 genome has a window encoding:
- a CDS encoding UvrD-helicase domain-containing protein: MIDLTTFHTCLAQPNARGYELDDKQKEAVEYSGGSLWLLAGPGSGKSEVLVTRTLKLLCVDNVKPRSILLTTFTQKAARNLEDRLASYLVALQKADSSLQSVDLADIRIGTLHSLCNDILQEYRYEEYQNVRLLDQVEQDLFVYRYASIANYQDLNFWTQFAHTVPDWRNKDYYPSKWKRAKAAVTLFNHIVEDHVDVDKMLLAGDNWATLADFYQQYTQELQNKYRCDFAHLQGCFLRFLTSAAGKRFLEGDGENQPPLLHILVDEYQDTNPIQERIYLALANQTSHSITVVGDDDQALYRFRGGNVSCMVNFDKACIAALGVSPKKYANTLMKFKKHRRIKKQFHYHQVILLNTSFRLKMD, from the coding sequence ATGATAGATTTAACGACTTTTCATACCTGTCTTGCTCAACCTAACGCTCGTGGTTATGAGCTAGATGACAAGCAAAAGGAAGCAGTTGAGTATAGTGGAGGTTCTTTATGGCTGTTAGCAGGCCCAGGTTCTGGAAAAAGCGAAGTGTTGGTTACACGCACTTTAAAGTTACTCTGTGTAGATAACGTTAAACCGCGCTCTATCTTACTAACAACTTTTACTCAAAAAGCAGCACGTAATCTTGAAGATCGCCTTGCAAGTTATTTGGTGGCACTTCAGAAAGCAGATTCTAGCCTTCAATCAGTAGATTTAGCTGACATAAGGATAGGAACATTACATAGTTTGTGCAATGATATTCTTCAAGAATACCGTTATGAAGAATACCAAAATGTACGTTTGCTAGATCAGGTTGAGCAAGATTTATTTGTTTACCGTTATGCTTCAATAGCAAATTACCAAGATTTAAATTTCTGGACACAATTTGCTCATACTGTTCCTGATTGGCGGAATAAAGATTATTATCCTAGCAAGTGGAAACGTGCCAAGGCAGCAGTAACTCTTTTCAATCACATTGTCGAAGATCATGTTGATGTAGATAAAATGCTTCTAGCTGGAGATAATTGGGCAACACTAGCAGATTTTTATCAACAGTATACTCAAGAGTTACAAAACAAGTACAGATGTGATTTTGCTCATCTTCAAGGTTGTTTTCTTAGGTTTTTAACCTCTGCTGCTGGAAAAAGATTTTTAGAAGGAGATGGAGAAAACCAACCTCCTCTGCTGCATATCCTTGTTGACGAATATCAAGATACCAACCCGATTCAAGAAAGAATTTACTTAGCTCTTGCTAATCAAACTTCACATAGTATTACTGTAGTAGGAGATGACGATCAAGCACTATATCGATTCCGAGGTGGGAATGTGTCTTGCATGGTCAATTTTGACAAAGCTTGCATCGCAGCGTTGGGCGTATCTCCGAAGAAATACGCGAATACTTTAATGAAGTTCAAGAAGCACAGAAGGATAAAAAAACAGTTCCATTACCACCAAGTAATATTATTAAATACTTCCTTCAGGTTGAAAATGGACTGA